In one window of Eggerthella guodeyinii DNA:
- the ruvC gene encoding crossover junction endodeoxyribonuclease RuvC, translating to MARTERTILGIDPGLANTGWGIVEQRGPRLACTAYGCVSTAKDLPLAQRLRKIHEQMAAVIARFEPACVGIETVWFGVNVQSAFATGQARGAALVACAERDLEVLEFSPSQIKLAVVGTGSAEKDQVQYMVRQLLALEDIPRPDHAADALAAAICYTTHEGFARRTGAACAAYDVPDRGVPACDASAGKDRL from the coding sequence ATGGCACGCACCGAACGAACCATCCTAGGGATCGACCCCGGCCTGGCCAACACGGGCTGGGGCATCGTGGAGCAGCGCGGGCCGCGCCTCGCGTGCACGGCGTACGGCTGCGTGTCCACGGCGAAGGATCTGCCGCTGGCCCAGCGCCTGCGGAAGATACACGAGCAGATGGCCGCGGTGATCGCGCGGTTCGAGCCGGCGTGCGTGGGCATCGAGACGGTGTGGTTCGGCGTGAACGTGCAGAGCGCGTTCGCCACGGGGCAGGCGCGCGGCGCCGCGCTCGTGGCGTGCGCCGAGCGCGACCTCGAGGTGCTGGAGTTCTCGCCCAGCCAGATCAAGCTGGCGGTGGTGGGCACGGGCTCGGCCGAGAAGGACCAGGTGCAGTACATGGTGCGCCAGCTGCTTGCGCTCGAGGACATCCCGCGCCCCGACCACGCCGCCGACGCGCTGGCGGCCGCCATCTGCTATACCACCCACGAGGGCTTTGCGCGCCGCACGGGCGCGGCGTGCGCGGCCTACGACGTTCCCGATCGCGGCGTTCCCGCGTGCGATGCTTCCGCTGGAAAGGACAGGCTATGA
- a CDS encoding epoxyqueuosine reductase QueH encodes MKLLLHACCGPCSLEPVRLLRAAGHDLTIAYMNSNIAPADEYAHRLATLRAWAAGEQVPVVEGAWDPAAWEACAGRVGEAAHDPARREARCRACYRLRFEEAAALAAEQGFDALGTTLSVSPYQYTDVIREELERAASAAGVQPLFEDYRPFYDEATHRSRELGMYRQNYCGCRFSDAEAAAERAERKAQRAAAREAEAAAHAAERAAAEAERSARKAERAAYDAKQARKRAVLKALRDQERDEG; translated from the coding sequence ATGAAATTACTGCTTCATGCCTGCTGCGGACCGTGCTCGCTCGAACCCGTGCGCCTGCTGCGCGCGGCCGGGCACGACCTGACCATCGCCTATATGAACTCGAACATCGCGCCTGCCGACGAGTACGCGCACCGCCTGGCCACGCTGCGCGCCTGGGCCGCGGGCGAGCAGGTGCCCGTGGTGGAGGGCGCCTGGGACCCGGCCGCCTGGGAGGCGTGCGCGGGTCGCGTCGGCGAGGCGGCGCACGACCCCGCGCGTCGCGAGGCGCGCTGCCGCGCGTGCTACCGCCTGCGCTTCGAGGAGGCTGCGGCGCTCGCCGCCGAGCAGGGGTTCGACGCGCTGGGCACCACGCTGTCGGTGAGCCCCTACCAATATACCGACGTCATCCGGGAAGAGCTGGAGCGCGCCGCCTCCGCCGCGGGCGTGCAGCCGCTGTTCGAGGACTACCGCCCCTTCTACGACGAGGCCACGCACCGCAGCCGCGAGCTGGGAATGTACCGCCAGAACTACTGCGGCTGCCGCTTCTCGGACGCCGAGGCCGCCGCCGAGCGCGCCGAGCGCAAGGCGCAGCGGGCGGCCGCCCGCGAGGCGGAGGCGGCGGCCCACGCCGCCGAGCGCGCGGCAGCCGAGGCCGAGCGATCCGCGCGCAAGGCCGAGCGCGCGGCCTACGACGCCAAGCAGGCCCGCAAGCGCGCGGTGCTGAAAGCCCTGCGCGATCAGGAACGCGACGAGGGGTAG
- the ruvA gene encoding Holliday junction branch migration protein RuvA: MIAFLKGVLAAKTATTAYIEVNGIGYAVGMSQAGLSKLPEAGAAVEVHTFLQVRDDGLALFGFLTLEEKALFERLIGVGGVGPKVALAALSAFSPAGLVAAVQAQDVAAVQRIPGVGKKTASRIILELKGSFDEGLAGLFDEAAPVVASAANLAGTREALLSMGFTSEEADVALKGAPEGAAESVLLQYALKRLGTN; encoded by the coding sequence ATGATCGCGTTTCTCAAAGGGGTGCTGGCCGCGAAGACCGCCACGACCGCCTACATCGAGGTGAACGGCATCGGCTACGCCGTGGGCATGTCCCAGGCCGGGCTGTCGAAGCTGCCCGAGGCGGGCGCCGCCGTGGAGGTGCACACGTTCCTCCAGGTGCGCGACGATGGCCTCGCGCTGTTCGGCTTCCTCACGCTGGAAGAGAAAGCGCTGTTCGAGCGGCTTATCGGCGTGGGCGGCGTGGGGCCGAAGGTGGCGCTCGCCGCGCTGTCGGCGTTCTCGCCCGCGGGCCTCGTGGCCGCCGTGCAGGCGCAGGACGTGGCCGCGGTGCAGCGCATCCCCGGCGTGGGCAAGAAGACGGCGTCGCGCATCATCCTCGAGCTGAAGGGCTCGTTCGACGAGGGCCTTGCGGGCCTGTTCGACGAGGCGGCGCCCGTGGTCGCGTCGGCGGCGAACCTCGCGGGCACGCGGGAGGCGCTGCTGTCGATGGGCTTCACGTCCGAGGAGGCTGACGTCGCGCTCAAGGGCGCTCCCGAGGGCGCGGCCGAAAGCGTGCTGCTACAATATGCGCTGAAGCGACTGGGAACGAACTAG
- the tgt gene encoding tRNA guanosine(34) transglycosylase Tgt: MALFDCELQATSGHARALSYETAHGSFQTPMFMPVGTSASVKGVTVGQLNDLNAQVVLANTYHLSLRPGADVVAEAGGVHRFMNYDGPMLTDSGGFQVFSLADTLKLDDEGLTFRSIYDGTKVRWTPESNMEIQEQLGADIAMQLDQCTPYPAEKAFVAKAVDLSANWARRCLAAHQRPDQTLFGIVQGGMELDLRLESIRRLREIEDESLARGGRRFGGFGIGGYSVGEDHEVMFETLGPVARACPEDRPRYLMGVGNPTTLVRAVREGVDMFDCVLPTRTARMGTAFSSTGRMNMRNAKFTRDFGPLDPACTCPTCRNHSRAYIRHLVKQNEMLGGILLSVHNLHYLIDLMRRAREAVLAGAYEEFYEAWMASPAAKDY; this comes from the coding sequence ATGGCGCTGTTCGACTGCGAGCTCCAAGCGACGAGCGGCCACGCCCGCGCGCTGTCCTACGAAACGGCGCACGGGTCGTTCCAAACGCCCATGTTCATGCCGGTGGGCACGAGCGCCTCGGTGAAGGGCGTCACCGTGGGCCAGCTGAACGATCTCAACGCCCAGGTGGTGCTGGCCAACACGTACCACCTGTCGCTGCGCCCCGGCGCCGACGTGGTGGCCGAAGCCGGCGGCGTGCACCGTTTCATGAACTACGACGGCCCCATGCTCACCGATTCGGGTGGGTTCCAGGTGTTCAGCCTGGCCGACACGCTCAAGCTGGACGACGAAGGCCTCACGTTCCGCTCCATCTACGACGGCACGAAGGTGCGCTGGACGCCCGAGAGCAACATGGAGATCCAGGAGCAGCTGGGCGCCGACATCGCCATGCAGCTGGACCAATGCACGCCCTACCCGGCCGAGAAGGCCTTCGTGGCGAAAGCCGTCGATCTGTCGGCCAACTGGGCGCGCCGCTGCCTGGCGGCGCATCAGCGCCCCGACCAGACGCTGTTCGGCATCGTCCAGGGCGGCATGGAGCTGGACCTGCGGCTGGAATCCATCCGCCGCCTGCGCGAGATCGAGGACGAGAGCCTGGCGCGCGGCGGGCGCCGCTTCGGCGGCTTCGGCATCGGCGGCTACTCGGTGGGCGAGGATCACGAGGTGATGTTCGAGACGCTGGGCCCCGTCGCCCGCGCCTGCCCCGAGGACCGTCCGCGCTACCTCATGGGCGTGGGCAACCCCACGACGCTCGTGCGCGCGGTGCGCGAGGGCGTTGACATGTTCGACTGCGTGCTGCCCACCCGCACGGCGCGCATGGGCACGGCGTTCTCGTCGACGGGTCGCATGAACATGCGCAACGCGAAGTTCACGCGCGACTTCGGCCCGCTCGACCCCGCGTGTACCTGCCCGACGTGCCGGAATCACAGCCGCGCCTACATCCGCCACCTCGTGAAGCAGAACGAGATGCTGGGCGGCATCCTGCTGTCCGTCCACAACCTGCACTACCTCATCGATCTCATGCGCCGTGCCCGCGAAGCGGTGCTGGCGGGGGCGTACGAGGAGTTCTACGAAGCCTGGATGGCCAGTCCCGCGGCGAAAGACTACTAG
- a CDS encoding cold-shock protein, with protein MAEGTVKWFNPEKGYGFISQKDGEDLFVHFSEIKMDGFKTLDEGSAVQFDVTTGQNGKLQASNVTKA; from the coding sequence ATGGCGGAAGGTACTGTTAAGTGGTTTAACCCGGAAAAAGGCTATGGCTTCATCTCCCAGAAGGATGGCGAAGACCTCTTCGTGCATTTCTCTGAGATCAAGATGGACGGCTTCAAGACGCTCGACGAAGGCTCTGCGGTGCAGTTCGACGTCACGACCGGCCAGAACGGCAAGCTTCAGGCAAGCAATGTGACGAAGGCATAA
- the ruvB gene encoding Holliday junction branch migration DNA helicase RuvB, which produces MADNGIEIEGLVFEAGAGAGRDDAPPADARSRAVTPTLTEDDLALDRSLRPKRLGDYLGQTKIKESLAILIEAAQARGDVVDHILFSGPPGLGKTTLAAVVANELDANLKTTSGPAIERTGDLAAILTNLEEGDVLFIDEIHRLNRMVEEVLYPALEDFALDIVVGKGPAARSIRLDLPRFTLVGATTRTGLLTGPLRDRFGIAFRLQYYSPEELASIVRRSASILDVAIEEDGALEIARRSRGTPRLANRLLKRVRDWAQVRGDGVIDEDVAAQALSFFEVDALGLDAVDNRILELLAVQFGGRPVGLTTLASALSEDTDTLEDVYEPYLMQQGLLVRTPKGRICTERAYDHLGIKVPSSS; this is translated from the coding sequence ATGGCAGACAACGGCATTGAAATAGAAGGGCTCGTGTTCGAGGCGGGCGCGGGGGCGGGGCGCGACGATGCGCCGCCGGCCGACGCGCGCTCGCGCGCGGTGACGCCCACGCTCACCGAGGACGACCTCGCGCTCGACCGCAGCCTGCGCCCCAAGCGCCTGGGCGACTACCTGGGCCAGACGAAGATCAAGGAATCGCTCGCCATCCTCATCGAGGCGGCGCAGGCGCGCGGCGACGTGGTGGACCACATCCTGTTCTCGGGCCCTCCGGGCCTCGGCAAGACCACGCTCGCGGCCGTCGTGGCCAACGAGCTGGACGCGAACCTCAAGACGACGAGCGGCCCCGCCATCGAGCGCACGGGCGACCTCGCGGCCATCCTCACGAACCTCGAAGAGGGCGACGTGCTGTTCATCGACGAGATCCACCGCCTGAACCGCATGGTGGAGGAGGTGCTCTACCCCGCGCTCGAGGACTTCGCCCTCGACATCGTGGTGGGGAAGGGGCCGGCAGCGCGCTCCATCCGCCTCGATCTGCCGCGCTTCACGCTCGTCGGCGCCACGACGCGCACCGGCCTGCTGACGGGTCCTTTGCGCGACCGCTTCGGCATCGCGTTCCGCTTGCAGTACTACTCGCCCGAGGAGCTGGCCTCCATCGTGCGCCGCTCGGCGTCCATCCTGGACGTCGCCATCGAGGAGGACGGCGCGCTCGAGATCGCGCGCCGCAGCCGCGGCACGCCGCGCTTGGCGAACCGGCTGCTCAAGCGCGTGCGCGACTGGGCGCAAGTGCGCGGCGACGGCGTCATCGACGAGGACGTGGCCGCGCAGGCGCTCAGCTTCTTCGAGGTGGACGCGCTCGGCTTGGACGCGGTGGACAACCGCATCCTCGAGCTGCTGGCCGTGCAGTTCGGCGGCCGGCCCGTGGGCCTGACCACGCTCGCGTCGGCGCTGTCGGAGGACACCGACACGCTCGAGGACGTGTACGAGCCCTACCTCATGCAGCAGGGTCTGCTCGTGCGCACGCCGAAGGGCCGCATCTGCACCGAGCGGGCCTACGACCACCTGGGAATCAAGGTTCCGTCATCCTCGTAA
- a CDS encoding HAD family hydrolase produces the protein MASRTYRAIFFDLDGTLLPMELDEFLGAYFEAIAKFVATRGLDAASFSAGLKAGIGAMAAHDDERTNFDAFWEAFFSYADRDAAAWNELLAGFYEHDFGAIGAGVVSNPAAARAIETLAAKGYPLVLATMPMFPRRAVEWRLSWAGVDAARFGRITSFENSTSVKPKLAYYAENVAACGLAGEDVLMVGNNTVEDLAIQGLGADAFLVTDHLLDPTEGFDLGAVKHGTMEEFAAWAEELPACADPAQAIDADVVDAAARAAALSRAKEA, from the coding sequence ATGGCATCTCGCACCTATCGCGCAATCTTCTTCGACCTGGACGGCACGCTGCTGCCCATGGAGCTCGACGAGTTCCTGGGCGCTTACTTCGAGGCCATCGCGAAGTTCGTCGCCACCCGCGGGCTGGACGCGGCGTCGTTCTCCGCCGGGCTCAAGGCGGGCATCGGCGCCATGGCCGCCCACGACGACGAGCGCACGAACTTCGACGCGTTCTGGGAGGCGTTCTTCAGCTACGCCGATCGCGACGCGGCGGCGTGGAACGAGCTGCTCGCCGGCTTCTACGAGCACGACTTCGGCGCGATCGGCGCCGGCGTCGTCTCCAACCCGGCCGCCGCGCGCGCCATCGAGACGCTGGCGGCGAAGGGCTACCCGCTCGTGCTGGCCACCATGCCCATGTTCCCGCGCCGCGCCGTGGAATGGCGCCTGTCGTGGGCGGGCGTCGACGCCGCGCGCTTCGGGCGCATCACGTCGTTCGAGAACTCCACGTCGGTGAAGCCGAAGCTGGCCTACTACGCCGAGAACGTGGCGGCCTGCGGTCTCGCCGGCGAAGACGTGCTCATGGTGGGCAACAACACGGTGGAGGACCTGGCCATCCAGGGGCTCGGCGCCGATGCGTTCCTCGTGACCGACCACCTGCTCGACCCGACGGAGGGCTTCGACCTGGGCGCCGTCAAGCACGGCACCATGGAGGAGTTCGCCGCCTGGGCCGAGGAGCTGCCCGCGTGCGCCGACCCCGCGCAGGCCATCGACGCGGACGTCGTCGACGCCGCGGCCCGCGCGGCCGCGCTGTCCCGCGCAAAGGAGGCCTAG
- a CDS encoding FAD-dependent oxidoreductase, protein MSMSTGISRRSLLKGAALSAAGVAALGVMGCSPQASGASDDAAASGAATEGAKHTWEVKPDPIAADKIKETVDTDVLVIGGGYSGTCCALSAAENGAKVILVEKDAMLNGHGVGGTGAIGSRELDKLDISFDKSIEMERWVSTCGNRCRESLVAKWFRESERCMNWFLDLAESNGATCMVTVGSRSTVHPEIDCYHMIMGGDIFEQHTMADFVEYLFESEALKNGAQFVYEMPAVQLVQDDSGKVTGAVCENKDGEYVQYNASKGVVLATGDVSYNDEYLEEFAPIAFKVMTRLCSDQGNVGDGHNMAAWAGGAFQAAPWPTMMHPQAAAAFHGPFLFVNPAGKRFMNEATWVQGKCVGVMVNGGSDHAWSVFDANWQTDLLDSLQYGGGMFWDSFRAYGTDYQTAVDSHAQTVETGLEKTPAYYKRADTLEELAEQLDVDKDEFLATVEQYNKRCEAGEDTDFYKESHFLYPIKEGPFTACMVAPGLLGVCGGVHISDEFEVLNDADEPIEGLYAIGNCAGDIYAYDYPINVQGNSHGRCLVEGKCLGEQLAGVYDQVKA, encoded by the coding sequence ATGAGCATGTCAACGGGAATCTCGAGGCGAAGCCTGCTCAAGGGAGCGGCGTTGAGCGCGGCGGGCGTGGCGGCGCTGGGCGTCATGGGGTGCAGCCCGCAGGCGTCGGGCGCATCCGACGACGCGGCCGCCTCGGGCGCGGCGACCGAGGGAGCCAAGCATACCTGGGAGGTCAAGCCCGACCCCATCGCGGCCGACAAGATCAAGGAGACGGTGGACACCGACGTGCTCGTCATCGGCGGCGGCTATTCCGGCACGTGCTGCGCGCTCAGCGCGGCGGAGAACGGCGCGAAGGTGATCCTCGTCGAGAAGGACGCCATGCTGAACGGCCACGGGGTGGGCGGCACGGGCGCCATCGGCTCGCGCGAGCTCGACAAGCTCGACATCAGCTTCGACAAGTCCATCGAGATGGAACGCTGGGTTTCCACGTGCGGCAACCGGTGCCGCGAATCGCTCGTGGCGAAGTGGTTCCGCGAGTCCGAGCGCTGCATGAACTGGTTCCTCGACTTGGCCGAGAGCAACGGCGCCACGTGCATGGTCACGGTGGGATCGCGCAGCACGGTGCATCCCGAGATCGACTGCTACCATATGATCATGGGCGGCGATATCTTCGAGCAGCACACGATGGCCGATTTCGTCGAGTACCTGTTCGAATCCGAGGCGCTGAAGAACGGCGCCCAGTTCGTCTACGAGATGCCCGCCGTGCAGCTCGTGCAGGACGATTCCGGCAAGGTGACGGGCGCCGTCTGCGAGAACAAGGACGGCGAGTACGTGCAGTACAACGCCAGCAAGGGCGTGGTGCTGGCCACGGGCGATGTGAGCTACAACGACGAGTATCTGGAGGAGTTCGCGCCCATAGCGTTCAAGGTGATGACGCGCCTTTGCTCCGACCAGGGCAACGTGGGCGACGGGCACAACATGGCCGCCTGGGCTGGCGGTGCCTTCCAGGCCGCTCCGTGGCCGACCATGATGCACCCGCAGGCGGCGGCCGCGTTCCACGGCCCCTTCCTGTTCGTGAACCCCGCCGGCAAGCGCTTCATGAACGAGGCGACGTGGGTGCAGGGCAAATGCGTGGGCGTCATGGTGAACGGCGGATCCGATCACGCGTGGTCCGTCTTCGATGCCAACTGGCAGACCGACCTGCTGGACAGCTTGCAGTACGGCGGCGGTATGTTCTGGGACAGCTTCCGTGCCTACGGCACCGACTACCAGACCGCGGTGGACTCCCATGCGCAGACGGTGGAGACCGGCCTGGAAAAGACGCCGGCCTACTACAAGCGCGCCGACACCCTCGAGGAGCTTGCGGAGCAGCTCGATGTGGACAAGGACGAGTTCCTCGCGACCGTCGAGCAGTACAACAAGCGCTGCGAGGCCGGCGAAGACACCGATTTCTACAAGGAGAGCCACTTCCTGTACCCCATCAAGGAAGGCCCCTTCACGGCGTGCATGGTGGCGCCGGGCCTCTTGGGCGTGTGCGGCGGCGTGCACATCTCGGACGAGTTCGAGGTTCTCAACGACGCCGACGAGCCGATCGAGGGCCTGTACGCCATCGGCAACTGCGCGGGCGACATCTACGCTTACGACTACCCCATCAACGTGCAGGGCAACAGCCACGGTCGGTGCCTCGTCGAAGGCAAGTGCTTGGGCGAGCAGCTGGCGGGCGTGTACGACCAGGTGAAGGCCTAG
- a CDS encoding TetR/AcrR family transcriptional regulator yields MPNDTFSIIAKRFFIATTANELCKKTSLDEIAVDEICETAGVSRSGFYRAFHSKYDIAPWCLRFPLEEGVGKMGRSLTCQEGIAITLEIFALFKDLFNAAKKTSEMLVCDEEERRHVVALIRETLETRHGTSVDEALAFQIEWVTAAGLDVSEDWIRGTIDKSPAELAELFASCYPPRLRKLLDDPVDHADDGDFDLSRFVVSMLRHAPEETQA; encoded by the coding sequence ATGCCCAACGATACGTTCTCCATCATAGCGAAGCGGTTCTTCATCGCGACGACCGCCAACGAGCTCTGCAAGAAGACGAGCTTGGACGAGATCGCCGTCGACGAGATCTGCGAGACGGCCGGCGTGTCTCGCTCCGGCTTCTACCGCGCGTTCCACAGCAAGTACGACATCGCCCCCTGGTGCCTGCGGTTCCCGCTCGAGGAGGGTGTCGGCAAGATGGGGCGCTCGCTGACCTGCCAGGAGGGCATCGCCATCACACTTGAGATATTCGCGCTGTTCAAGGATCTGTTCAACGCCGCGAAGAAAACGTCCGAGATGCTGGTGTGCGACGAGGAGGAGCGCCGCCACGTGGTCGCCCTCATCCGCGAGACGCTGGAGACGCGCCACGGCACGAGCGTCGACGAGGCGCTGGCGTTCCAGATCGAATGGGTGACCGCGGCGGGCCTCGACGTTTCCGAGGACTGGATTCGCGGCACCATCGACAAATCGCCCGCCGAGCTGGCCGAGCTGTTTGCCAGCTGCTACCCTCCGCGGCTGCGCAAGCTGCTGGACGACCCCGTCGACCACGCCGACGACGGCGATTTCGACCTCAGCAGGTTCGTCGTGTCGATGCTGAGGCACGCGCCCGAGGAGACGCAGGCCTGA
- a CDS encoding helix-turn-helix transcriptional regulator: MKAQTLLRSLRWYHVGFAFVWAIMFGGLAAPHAGSSETYDLYSTCQQACVIVAVLAAVLVERRAPVFSPRYALPAGAILALGALAFRVVFFAGQPTVGGAALAGVLLGLAAGFFYVSWQQFFASEGASRTAIYIPLSAVLSVALSVALHALPEIAQAVCTIAVLPVAAAASLKLSLREIIAPDPSPRMTKALAAATVRDLWKPVFCTCAIGFVWQLVAGLFMVSADASSAAGIGGLALAAAVVLLIELFSERGFEVLRVYQVLFPLVAGVFMLPSLLGVQFAPLVVGMLLFGFEILNLLLIVTCAVYSSERNAPAVQVYALCVGPTLAAMFAGDLLGRQLNPIIAYDFALAVNVLFLCVYALSMVLFLVSFRRRGRASGAASAQGAAPIDVAVVGGSQPLAVVDAVSVAPVPNAPAPAAAAGEPNDAAHWDARVDALGLVEPFSKREREVVALVLRGNNVPAIARKLYISENTVRDHMKSIYRKAGIHSRQELIDLFE; the protein is encoded by the coding sequence GTGAAAGCTCAAACGCTGCTGCGGTCGCTGCGGTGGTACCACGTCGGCTTCGCCTTCGTGTGGGCCATCATGTTCGGCGGCCTGGCGGCGCCGCACGCCGGGTCGTCGGAAACGTACGACCTGTACAGCACGTGCCAGCAGGCGTGCGTCATCGTCGCGGTGCTCGCGGCGGTGCTCGTCGAGCGGCGGGCGCCCGTCTTCTCGCCGCGCTACGCGCTTCCCGCCGGCGCGATTCTGGCGTTGGGCGCCCTCGCGTTTCGCGTCGTTTTCTTCGCCGGGCAGCCCACGGTGGGCGGTGCGGCGCTCGCCGGCGTGCTGCTCGGGTTGGCGGCCGGTTTCTTCTACGTGTCGTGGCAGCAGTTCTTCGCGTCCGAAGGCGCGTCGCGCACGGCGATCTACATCCCCCTGTCGGCGGTTCTGTCGGTGGCGCTGAGCGTTGCGCTGCATGCGCTGCCCGAGATCGCGCAGGCGGTGTGCACGATCGCGGTGCTGCCCGTCGCCGCAGCCGCGTCGCTGAAGTTGAGCCTGCGCGAGATCATCGCTCCCGATCCGTCGCCGCGCATGACGAAGGCGCTTGCCGCGGCCACCGTGCGGGATCTATGGAAGCCGGTGTTCTGCACCTGCGCCATCGGGTTCGTGTGGCAGCTCGTGGCGGGGCTGTTCATGGTGTCGGCCGACGCGTCGTCGGCGGCGGGCATCGGCGGGCTGGCGCTGGCCGCGGCCGTGGTGCTGCTCATCGAGCTGTTCTCGGAGCGCGGGTTCGAGGTGCTGCGCGTCTACCAGGTGCTGTTTCCCCTTGTTGCCGGCGTGTTCATGCTGCCGTCGCTGCTGGGCGTGCAGTTCGCCCCGCTCGTGGTGGGCATGCTGCTGTTCGGCTTCGAGATACTGAACCTGCTGCTCATCGTCACGTGCGCGGTGTATTCGAGCGAGCGCAACGCGCCGGCGGTGCAGGTGTACGCGCTGTGCGTGGGCCCCACGCTGGCGGCCATGTTCGCCGGCGATCTGCTGGGTCGGCAGCTCAACCCCATCATCGCCTACGATTTCGCCTTGGCCGTGAACGTGCTGTTCCTGTGCGTGTACGCGCTGTCGATGGTGCTGTTCCTCGTGTCGTTCCGCCGACGCGGACGCGCCTCCGGAGCCGCGAGCGCGCAGGGTGCGGCGCCCATCGACGTGGCCGTGGTGGGCGGCAGCCAGCCGCTCGCCGTCGTGGACGCGGTTTCGGTCGCCCCCGTGCCGAACGCCCCCGCCCCCGCGGCGGCAGCTGGCGAGCCCAACGATGCCGCGCATTGGGATGCGCGCGTCGACGCGCTCGGCTTGGTCGAGCCGTTCAGCAAGCGCGAGCGCGAGGTGGTGGCGCTCGTGTTGCGCGGCAACAACGTGCCGGCCATCGCGCGCAAGCTCTACATTTCCGAGAACACCGTGCGCGACCATATGAAGAGCATCTATCGCAAGGCCGGCATCCACTCGCGCCAGGAACTCATCGACCTGTTCGAATAG
- the queA gene encoding tRNA preQ1(34) S-adenosylmethionine ribosyltransferase-isomerase QueA produces the protein MKTSDFDYDLPPELIAQEPAAERDGCRLLVMDRATGAIEDRIFRDIADYLRPNDLLIANETRVMPARLLGAKRGTGGSAEVFLLREVRDREPRTNQSALWEVLVRPGKRLKPGTGAVVDFVDARGEVALSAEIVDWAENAQKGERLARLTTPLPSLDEALHAVGHTPLPPYIKNYAGDEELYQTVYSRRESSAAAPTAGLHFTPALIERLREQGVRWETVELEVGLDTFRIVDEDDPEQHVIHTEYYTVPERTADAIAETRERGGRVIAVGTTSVRSLESAWDAEAGAVTPRDRETTSLYLLPGSQFHVVDALITNFHVPRSTLMMLVSAFSTREHIMAAYRHAIEERYRMLSFGDAMFIR, from the coding sequence ATGAAGACCTCTGATTTCGATTACGATCTGCCCCCCGAGCTCATCGCGCAGGAGCCCGCCGCCGAGCGGGACGGCTGCCGCCTGCTCGTGATGGATCGAGCCACCGGAGCCATCGAGGACCGCATCTTCCGCGACATCGCCGACTACCTGCGCCCGAACGACCTGCTCATCGCCAACGAGACGCGCGTCATGCCGGCGCGGCTCCTCGGCGCGAAGCGCGGCACGGGCGGCTCGGCCGAGGTGTTCTTGCTGCGCGAGGTGCGCGACCGCGAGCCGCGCACGAACCAGAGCGCGCTGTGGGAGGTGCTCGTGCGCCCCGGCAAGCGCCTCAAGCCGGGCACCGGCGCCGTGGTGGACTTCGTCGACGCACGAGGCGAGGTTGCCCTGTCCGCCGAGATCGTCGACTGGGCCGAGAACGCGCAGAAGGGCGAGCGCCTCGCGCGCCTGACCACGCCGCTGCCCTCCCTCGACGAGGCGCTGCACGCCGTGGGCCACACGCCGCTGCCGCCCTACATCAAGAACTACGCGGGCGACGAGGAGCTGTACCAGACGGTGTACTCCCGCCGCGAGAGCTCGGCCGCCGCGCCCACCGCGGGCCTGCACTTCACCCCCGCGCTTATCGAGCGCCTGCGCGAGCAGGGCGTGCGCTGGGAGACCGTGGAACTCGAAGTGGGCCTCGACACGTTCCGCATCGTGGACGAGGACGACCCCGAGCAGCACGTCATCCACACCGAGTACTACACGGTGCCCGAGCGCACGGCAGACGCCATCGCCGAGACGCGCGAGCGCGGCGGGCGCGTGATCGCCGTGGGCACGACGAGCGTGCGCAGCCTCGAGAGCGCCTGGGACGCCGAGGCGGGCGCCGTCACGCCGCGCGATCGCGAGACGACCTCGCTCTACCTGCTGCCCGGCTCGCAGTTCCACGTGGTGGACGCCCTCATCACGAACTTCCACGTGCCGCGCTCCACGCTCATGATGCTCGTGTCCGCGTTCTCCACGCGCGAGCACATCATGGCCGCCTACCGCCACGCCATCGAGGAGCGCTACCGCATGCTGTCCTTCGGCGACGCCATGTTCATCCGCTAG